In the genome of Rhizobium etli 8C-3, one region contains:
- a CDS encoding ABC transporter substrate-binding protein has product MKKLSVLLAATALASVMATSAWSKTLVYCSEGSPEGFDPGLYTAGTTFDATSRTVYNRLVEFKHGSTEIEPGLAESWTVSDDGTVYTFKLRSGVKFQTTEFFTPTRDLNADDVIFSFERQLKADNPWNKYVEGGSYEYAAGMGFPELIKSMEKVDDLTVKFTLAHPEAPFMADLAMDFASILSKEYADKLAADGKMNQMNQMPLGTGPFTFVAYQPDAVIRYKANESYFKGKEKIDDLVFAITSDAAVRAQKLKAGECHIMPYPNAADVAELKKDENLTVMEQAGLNVSYVAYNTLIPPFDKVEVRKALNMAINKQAIIDAVFQGAATVAKNPIPPTMWSYNDAVEDDKYDPEAAKKMLADAGVKDFKMKLWAMPVSRPYMLNARRAAELMQADLAKIGVEAEIVTHEWAEYLKLSSAKDRDGAVILGWTGDNGDPDNFMDTLLGCDAVGGNNRAQWCNKEFDDLMTKAKTTADVAERTKAYQQAQLIFKKEAPWATINHSLVFIPVSKKVSGFVQDPLGYHRFDGVDISE; this is encoded by the coding sequence ATGAAAAAGCTCTCCGTCCTGCTGGCAGCGACGGCCCTGGCTTCGGTCATGGCGACGTCGGCCTGGTCAAAAACCCTTGTCTATTGCTCTGAAGGTTCGCCCGAAGGCTTCGATCCGGGCCTTTACACCGCAGGCACGACCTTTGACGCGACCTCGCGCACGGTCTACAACCGTCTCGTCGAATTCAAGCACGGCAGCACCGAGATCGAGCCGGGTCTCGCCGAAAGCTGGACCGTTTCCGACGATGGCACGGTTTACACCTTCAAGCTGCGCTCGGGCGTCAAGTTCCAGACGACCGAGTTCTTCACGCCGACGCGTGATCTCAACGCCGACGACGTCATCTTCTCCTTCGAGCGCCAGCTCAAGGCAGACAACCCGTGGAACAAGTATGTCGAAGGCGGTTCTTATGAATATGCCGCCGGCATGGGCTTCCCGGAGCTTATCAAGTCGATGGAGAAGGTCGACGACCTGACGGTCAAATTCACCCTGGCCCATCCTGAAGCGCCCTTCATGGCCGATCTCGCCATGGATTTCGCCTCGATCCTGTCGAAGGAATATGCCGACAAGCTCGCCGCTGACGGCAAGATGAACCAGATGAACCAGATGCCGCTCGGCACCGGTCCGTTCACCTTCGTCGCCTACCAGCCGGATGCCGTCATCCGCTACAAGGCCAACGAGAGCTACTTCAAGGGCAAGGAAAAGATCGACGATCTCGTTTTCGCGATCACATCGGACGCTGCCGTGCGCGCGCAAAAGCTGAAGGCCGGCGAATGCCACATCATGCCGTACCCGAATGCTGCCGACGTAGCCGAATTGAAGAAGGACGAGAACCTGACCGTTATGGAACAGGCCGGCCTCAACGTTTCCTATGTTGCCTACAACACTCTGATCCCGCCGTTCGACAAGGTTGAAGTCCGCAAGGCTCTCAACATGGCGATCAACAAGCAGGCGATTATCGATGCCGTGTTCCAGGGTGCTGCAACGGTTGCAAAGAACCCGATCCCGCCGACGATGTGGTCGTACAACGATGCCGTCGAAGACGACAAGTATGATCCGGAGGCCGCAAAGAAGATGCTTGCCGATGCCGGCGTCAAGGACTTCAAGATGAAGCTCTGGGCGATGCCCGTCTCGCGTCCGTACATGCTGAATGCTCGCCGTGCAGCTGAACTGATGCAGGCTGACCTCGCAAAGATCGGCGTCGAAGCCGAGATCGTGACCCATGAATGGGCCGAATACCTGAAGCTCTCGTCCGCCAAGGACCGTGACGGTGCCGTCATCCTTGGCTGGACGGGCGACAACGGCGATCCTGACAACTTCATGGACACGCTCCTCGGCTGCGACGCTGTCGGCGGCAACAACCGCGCGCAGTGGTGCAACAAGGAATTCGACGACCTGATGACCAAGGCCAAGACGACGGCAGATGTTGCCGAGCGCACCAAGGCTTACCAGCAGGCCCAGCTGATCTTCAAGAAGGAAGCTCCCTGGGCAACGATCAACCATTCGCTCGTCTTCATTCCGGTGAGCAAGAAGGTCTCCGGCTTCGTCCAGGATCCGCTCGGCTATCACCGCTTCGACGGCGTCGACATTTCCGAATAA
- a CDS encoding ABC transporter permease subunit, which translates to MLRFLIGRLAVLIPTFLGVTLIAFSFIRMLPGDPVMLLSGERVMAPERHAQIMHDLGFDRPMYIQYFDYLGKVLQGDFGTSIVTKRPVLSDFGALFPATLELSLCAILLAVCLGVPAGVFAAVKRGTWFDQSVMGVALVGYSMPIFWWGLLLIIFFSGYLGWTPVSGRISLMYFFKPVTGFMLIDSLLSGQAGAFRSAVSYLILPTIVLATIPLAVIARQTRSAMLEVLGEDYVRTARSKGLKPLRVVGVHALRNAMIPVVTTIGLQIGVLLAGAILTETIFSWPGIGKWMVDSVFKRDYAVVQGGLLLIAGIIMLVNLIVDITYGFINPRIRY; encoded by the coding sequence ATGTTGCGATTTCTCATCGGGCGCCTCGCGGTCCTGATCCCAACATTCCTCGGCGTCACGCTCATTGCCTTTTCGTTCATCCGCATGCTTCCCGGTGATCCCGTCATGCTATTGTCGGGCGAACGCGTGATGGCGCCTGAGCGTCACGCCCAGATCATGCATGATCTCGGCTTCGACCGGCCCATGTACATTCAGTACTTCGACTACCTCGGCAAGGTGCTGCAAGGCGACTTCGGAACATCGATCGTCACGAAGCGCCCCGTTCTCAGTGACTTTGGTGCGCTCTTCCCGGCAACGCTCGAGCTCTCGCTTTGTGCCATTCTCCTGGCGGTCTGTCTCGGCGTGCCCGCCGGCGTCTTTGCCGCCGTCAAGCGAGGCACGTGGTTCGATCAAAGCGTGATGGGGGTCGCCCTGGTCGGCTATTCGATGCCGATCTTCTGGTGGGGCCTGCTGCTCATCATCTTTTTCTCCGGCTATCTCGGTTGGACGCCCGTTTCGGGCCGCATCTCGCTGATGTATTTCTTCAAGCCGGTCACCGGCTTCATGCTGATCGACAGCCTGCTGTCGGGGCAGGCGGGCGCCTTCCGCTCCGCAGTCAGCTACCTGATCCTTCCGACGATCGTGCTTGCCACCATTCCGCTTGCCGTCATCGCACGCCAGACGCGCTCGGCGATGCTCGAAGTGCTCGGCGAAGATTATGTCCGCACCGCCCGCTCCAAGGGTCTGAAGCCGCTTCGCGTCGTTGGCGTGCACGCGCTGCGCAATGCCATGATACCGGTCGTGACAACGATCGGTCTGCAGATCGGCGTCCTTCTGGCGGGCGCGATCCTGACGGAGACGATCTTCTCCTGGCCCGGTATCGGCAAGTGGATGGTCGATTCGGTGTTCAAGCGGGACTATGCGGTTGTCCAGGGGGGTCTTCTGCTGATTGCCGGCATCATCATGCTGGTCAATCTGATCGTCGACATCACCTACGGCTTCATCAACCCACGTATTCGGTATTAG
- a CDS encoding ABC transporter permease subunit produces the protein MQTATAAAKTAHPSALAEFWYYFSRNKGAVIGLAVFILILVVALFAPLVAPHMPNEQNRQMLLLAPFWMDGGSLSFPLGTDAVGRDILSRLIYGARFSLFIGVVVVTLSVIAGVLIGLVAGYFRGRIDIAIMRLMDIILAFPSLLLALVLVAVLGPGLINAMIAISIVNQPHFVRLTRASVMAEREKEYVIASRVAGAGTLRLMFKTILPNCLGPLIVQATLAFSAAILDAAALGFLGMGAQPPTPEWGTMLAEAREFIQRAWWVVTFPGLAILVTVLAINLMGDGLRDALDPKLKRS, from the coding sequence ATGCAAACCGCAACGGCCGCTGCAAAAACCGCCCACCCATCGGCTCTTGCGGAATTCTGGTATTATTTCTCGCGAAACAAGGGCGCCGTTATCGGCCTCGCCGTTTTCATCTTGATTCTGGTCGTGGCGCTGTTTGCGCCCCTCGTTGCCCCGCATATGCCAAACGAGCAGAACCGGCAGATGCTGCTTCTTGCCCCATTCTGGATGGACGGCGGCAGCTTGTCCTTCCCGCTCGGGACGGACGCAGTCGGACGCGACATTCTCTCGCGCCTCATCTATGGCGCGCGCTTCTCGCTCTTCATCGGCGTTGTGGTCGTGACGCTGTCGGTAATCGCCGGCGTTCTGATCGGCCTCGTGGCCGGCTATTTCCGCGGCCGAATCGATATCGCCATCATGCGCCTGATGGATATCATCCTGGCCTTCCCGTCGCTGCTTTTGGCCCTGGTCCTGGTTGCGGTCCTTGGCCCCGGCCTCATCAATGCGATGATTGCGATCTCCATCGTCAACCAGCCGCATTTCGTGCGCCTGACGCGTGCCTCGGTCATGGCCGAGCGTGAGAAGGAGTATGTGATCGCCTCGCGCGTCGCCGGTGCGGGCACCTTGCGGCTGATGTTCAAGACCATCCTGCCGAACTGTCTCGGGCCGCTGATCGTCCAGGCTACGCTCGCCTTCTCGGCGGCGATCCTTGATGCGGCTGCCCTCGGCTTCCTCGGCATGGGCGCGCAGCCTCCGACACCCGAATGGGGCACGATGCTCGCCGAAGCGCGAGAGTTCATCCAGCGCGCCTGGTGGGTCGTAACGTTCCCGGGTCTTGCCATCCTCGTCACCGTTCTCGCCATCAACCTGATGGGCGACGGGTTGCGCGATGCGCTGGATCCCAAGCTGAAGAGGTCATGA
- a CDS encoding ABC transporter ATP-binding protein has product MPLLDIQNLTVEFQTSSGLFRAVDGVSLSCDKGEILSIVGESGSGKSVAMLAMMGLLPWTAKITADRMTFDGKELIGISGRQRRKIIGKDMAMIFQEPMSSLNPCFTVGFQLGESLRMHMGLNRKERRERSIELLNLVGIPAPEDRLSNFPHQMSGGMSQRVMIAMALACNPKLLIADEPTTALDVTIQAQILDLLVRLQKEQGMALVLITHDMGVVAETAERVQVQYAGQKVEEQPVKALFRDPHHPYTAALLSALPERAQVGQHLPSIAGVVPGQHDRPRGCLFAPRCGYATVECDRGVVRQGPELGLALCNYPLKDGKPLGHPGVMPKQSAGDFV; this is encoded by the coding sequence ATGCCACTTCTCGATATTCAGAATCTGACCGTCGAATTCCAGACGTCTTCCGGTCTCTTCCGCGCCGTCGATGGCGTATCGCTGAGCTGCGACAAGGGCGAGATCCTCTCGATCGTCGGCGAATCAGGATCGGGCAAATCGGTTGCCATGCTCGCCATGATGGGTCTTCTGCCCTGGACGGCGAAGATCACCGCTGACCGCATGACTTTCGACGGCAAGGAACTCATCGGCATTTCCGGCCGGCAGCGCCGCAAGATCATCGGCAAGGACATGGCGATGATCTTCCAGGAGCCGATGTCGAGCCTTAACCCGTGCTTCACGGTCGGCTTCCAGCTCGGCGAGAGCCTGCGGATGCACATGGGCCTCAACCGCAAGGAGCGCCGGGAGCGCTCGATCGAGCTCCTGAACCTTGTCGGCATTCCGGCGCCGGAAGATCGCCTGTCGAACTTCCCGCATCAGATGTCCGGCGGCATGAGCCAGCGCGTGATGATCGCCATGGCACTCGCCTGCAACCCGAAGCTTTTGATCGCCGATGAGCCGACGACCGCGCTCGACGTGACGATCCAGGCGCAGATCCTCGATCTTTTGGTGCGCCTGCAGAAGGAGCAGGGTATGGCGCTGGTATTGATCACCCACGACATGGGCGTCGTCGCCGAAACTGCCGAGCGCGTTCAGGTTCAGTATGCCGGACAAAAGGTCGAGGAGCAGCCGGTCAAGGCACTCTTCCGCGACCCGCATCATCCCTACACCGCCGCATTGCTTTCCGCTCTGCCGGAGCGGGCCCAAGTCGGCCAGCATCTGCCGTCGATCGCCGGTGTCGTTCCCGGCCAGCATGACCGCCCGCGCGGTTGCCTCTTTGCGCCGCGTTGCGGCTATGCCACGGTGGAATGCGATCGCGGCGTCGTCCGCCAGGGGCCGGAACTCGGCCTTGCACTCTGTAACTACCCATTGAAAGACGGCAAGCCGCTCGGTCATCCCGGCGTTATGCCGAAGCAATCGGCTGGAGACTTCGTATGA
- a CDS encoding peptide ABC transporter ATP-binding protein — MTGAVLEGKDLARFYTVNRGMFKPEATVKALNGVSFSLYSGKTLAVVGESGCGKSTLARLVTMIEDPTAGTLLIDGKPARVGDRSLRSQVQIVFQNPYGSLNPRQKVGAILEEPLKINTDLDAARRRRKAEEMMARVGLRPEHYDRYPHMFSGGQRQRIAIARALMLRPKVLVLDEPVSALDLSIQAQVLNLLMDLQKEMGLAYLFISHGLSVVRHIADDVMVMYLGRPVETGPAAEVFAHPRHPYTAALLSATPIADPDRAKSRIRLQGELPSPLKPPSGCHFNPRCWKAQDYCRRVEPELSGQGEQQYACHFPLD, encoded by the coding sequence ATGACCGGCGCCGTTCTCGAGGGCAAGGACCTTGCCCGTTTTTACACCGTCAATCGCGGCATGTTCAAACCGGAGGCGACCGTCAAGGCGCTGAACGGCGTAAGCTTCAGCCTCTATTCCGGCAAGACGCTTGCCGTCGTCGGCGAATCCGGCTGCGGCAAGTCGACGCTTGCCCGTCTCGTTACCATGATCGAGGATCCGACGGCCGGCACGCTGCTGATCGACGGCAAGCCTGCTCGCGTCGGCGACCGCAGCTTGCGCAGCCAGGTGCAGATCGTTTTCCAAAATCCCTATGGGTCGCTCAATCCACGCCAGAAGGTCGGTGCGATCCTGGAAGAGCCGCTGAAGATCAACACCGATCTCGATGCTGCGCGCCGGCGCCGCAAGGCGGAGGAAATGATGGCGCGTGTCGGCCTGCGGCCGGAGCATTACGATCGCTATCCGCATATGTTCTCCGGCGGCCAGCGCCAACGCATCGCCATTGCCCGTGCTCTCATGCTGCGGCCGAAGGTCCTGGTGCTCGACGAGCCGGTCTCGGCCCTCGACCTGTCGATCCAGGCGCAGGTGCTGAACCTGTTGATGGATCTGCAGAAGGAAATGGGGCTTGCCTATCTCTTCATCTCGCACGGGCTGTCGGTCGTTCGCCATATCGCCGACGATGTGATGGTCATGTATCTCGGCCGCCCGGTCGAGACGGGGCCGGCGGCCGAAGTCTTTGCGCATCCGCGTCATCCCTATACGGCCGCACTTCTGTCCGCGACGCCGATTGCCGATCCCGATCGCGCCAAGAGCCGCATCCGTCTGCAAGGCGAGCTTCCCTCGCCGTTGAAGCCGCCGAGCGGCTGTCACTTCAACCCGCGCTGCTGGAAGGCGCAGGACTATTGCCGCCGGGTGGAGCCTGAACTAAGTGGACAGGGCGAACAACAATACGCCTGCCATTTTCCGCTCGACTGA
- a CDS encoding gluconokinase translates to MRERTNRAHAIIVMGVSGSGKSSIGEKLAEALNLRFIEGDQFHPASNVEKMSKGIPLTDADRIPWLDLIGKAMKAALAEGEGIIVSCSALKRIYREQLRAATGGNLFFVYLQGSKELLSERMGHRTGHFMPASLLESQLGTLEVPTGEPGVVTVDIDDTVEGIAEEARKKLAPLGVA, encoded by the coding sequence ATGCGGGAGCGGACGAACAGGGCCCATGCCATCATTGTCATGGGCGTCAGCGGCTCCGGAAAATCCTCGATCGGCGAAAAGCTGGCGGAGGCATTGAACCTCCGCTTCATCGAAGGCGACCAGTTTCATCCGGCATCCAACGTCGAGAAGATGTCGAAGGGCATCCCGTTGACCGATGCGGATCGCATACCCTGGCTCGATCTCATCGGAAAGGCCATGAAGGCGGCCCTTGCAGAGGGAGAAGGCATCATTGTCTCCTGTTCGGCGCTGAAGCGCATCTATCGCGAGCAGCTACGCGCTGCGACCGGGGGCAATCTCTTCTTCGTCTATCTCCAAGGTTCCAAGGAACTGCTGAGCGAGCGGATGGGGCATCGCACGGGTCACTTCATGCCTGCGTCCCTGCTTGAAAGCCAGCTAGGGACCCTCGAGGTGCCGACCGGCGAGCCAGGCGTCGTGACGGTCGATATCGACGACACTGTCGAAGGCATTGCCGAAGAAGCCCGAAAGAAGCTCGCGCCGCTCGGGGTTGCCTGA